The genomic window GTATTCAAGGGACAGTTGAGCAGTGGTTTGGTGGTTGCAATTAAGGTTCTTGACATGCGGTCCAAGCATGCCTTTAGAAGCTTCGACGCAGAGTGTCGTGTGCTTCGCATGGCGCGGCACCGCAACCTGATACAAATAGTCAACACATGTTCTAACATGGATTTCAGAGCGTTGGTGTTAGAGTACATGCCCAATGGTAACTTAGATGCACTACTTCACTTCTCACAAGGGGGCGAGAGACAATTCGGGTTCCGTCAGAGGCTGCAGGTTATGCTCGAGGTGTCGATGGCAATGGATTATCTACACCATGATTACCATGAAACTGTTTTGCATTGCGACTTGAAGCCAAGCAATGTGTTGTTTGACGAGGACATGATTGTGCATGTGGCTGATTTTGGCATTGCAAGACTACTACAAGCTGATGATAGCTCTGTGTTCTCCTTGAGCATGCATGGCACTACTGGGTACATGTCACCAGGTACTTAGTACTAATTATCCTGCTCAATCTACTGATTTCTTGTTTTATAGTCGATTAACTATTATTGGTCACTCATGTTGGAATTTGCTTTATCCATTTCTTTCACAGAGTATGGGTTGTATGGGAAAGCATCACGAAATAGCGATGTATTCAGCTACGGAATCATGCTCCTTGAAGTCTTCACTGGAAAGAGGCCGACAGATGCTATGTTTGTTGGAGGACTGGGCCTTAGACGATGGGTTCACCAGTTATTTCAGGCGAATCAGCTTGTCCATGCCGTGGATAGACGGCTGCTGCAATGCTCCGACATGGACATTGGTTTTCTTGCCCCAATACTGGAGGTTGGTTTGCTCTGCTCCAGTGACTCGCCACGCGATAGGATAACGATGAGCGATGTAGTCTTGAGGCTGAACAAGATCGAAGCAGAGTATGCTAAAAATACAACATCTACTTCAGGAAGTGCGTCACAGTGATTGGCCGCCCTTACATCATCATGGCCACATGCAGGATTctggagaaagaaaaagaaaagggtgaGCGATAAATATTTGGATACACTTGGTAGCCTTTCTTTTTTTGTTCATCGGAACGATTTGCTACCTGACCTTGGAGCTGAAATTTGTATGTTCTTAGTCCCTCATAGGTATCCTTTTTGTTTCATTTCTGAGTGTATTGCCCAATTTTATGCCAGCAGCACGACATGATTCCTAAAGCATTTGGATGTTCATAAACTTGCACACTTACTATTGTTTTGTGGACATGCATAGTATCACTTTCTTTGCTGGTTCACCTCAAGGTTCTTACCCCTTACCGTGGCAAATGTAAAAAAAAATGTCCTTGTCTAAATTCTCATCGTAATTATCATACTTCAAACTTCAATCCATATCATGCTACCCACTTCGCAACCGATTCGGTCGCCCTTGCTTTGCTTCAGGGCCACATGGCATGCACAACCCTTCttgagaaagaaaaaaaggaaaggggcTGAGCAATATATAATTTGGACACAGGCTGTAGCACTTCATTCGTTCAACACAATGATTTGCAACCAGTTTTGGAACTTAAATTTGTGTGTCATTCTGCCATGTGTGCTTCGTACTGCATGAAATGAAACACAAAATGTTCACAGAGAAGTAGGCATGATGTCGATCATAATTAAACCTACAAAACAGGGGTACAGTTTATCTCTTACGGAGGACAACAGGATCAGCCAATTTGTGCATGGCAGTCATATAAGCCAATATTTCAATTGTACAATCAGGAAAAATGCCGAGTATATGTCATGTCGTAGTATGCTGGAAAAACAGACTGAATTTACAGGACAAGGCGTATGACAAACCCTCATAATTTCCTCGAAAAAAAACCCTCATAATGCTTTACAGAGAGGAAAGTGTTGATGTATCTTTTCCATGGAAAGGAAAAATAACCTTGATTCCTACAGATAAAAAATAACCTCGATAACAAATCATTTAAACACTCCACAAACAGTAGAGCAGCAGATTTATTACAGATTTCAGTCTGCTGACAACACAATACCTGAATGTGAAGTAAAAATGTCATCAAATAAGGCATATATTATACAACAACCACAGCACAAAACACCAAAGAAAACAAAGACGGATTAACACGTTCATGCGCTGCTTCAATCCTTCTTCTGGACCCTGAGTGTGAAGGCCTGGAGGGACAAGAGCACTTGCTTGATCCGCTCTCTGATCTCAGCATCAATCAGATTTCCATCACTGTCAAACTTGGGTGGCTGCTGAAATGCTTGGACGAACAGCTCTGGCTTGTTGATGAAATGAAGATCTAAGAACACCCCGACCTGCCGGAGATGGTACTGTGATCTACCTCCTCCAAAGCCACCTCCCGCGCTGACAATCGCAGCAGGTTTGTCTGCCCAGCAATTCTTTCCTCTAGAAGCCCAGTCAAGTGCATTCTTCAGAGGGGCTACAGTTGGAACGAAACTATGTGAAGGAAGCACATATATGAGCATCGATAATAGAATCTAACAGCAAAAGGCAGTCCCTCTATTCGCCATTTAGAAATCACTAAACTATTGGGCCTTCACGTCAAAGCCATTTTCTACAACTACATGATTGTCTGAAGCTTCATAACAATAGGATTTTTCAGGATAGTTATTTGTCCTTCTTTTGTACTAGACATCAACATATCCATCAAAAATCATAAGGTGTTACGAAAACTGAATGGTTTTTTTGTGCACTTAAACTAAGCATGGTATTCTACTGCACCTATTATACCTATGGACTGTATCAGAACATGAAAATATTATTACTTATAGAtttatattattttattttatgaccCAGATACAGGTTCAAGCACTAATAGCTCAATTTGGCTGCCCATTCAGCAATGTTGCATAAGAGAGCATGTATTAGGCTCAACCACTTGTTCAGGTTCATAAAAAAGAGCTTATCAAAGAGCGAATACGGCAAGTGAACATGATGAGAACCATTGCAATGATCAATCAAAACAGGCTCAACCGCTGTTAATTAATATAACCAAACAGAAGTTTACAGTTAATGTGAGTAGTTCACTGCAACATAGTCTGACGATAACTGGCAATGCTGAGATACACTGCTCAAACACTTGTATAGTTGGATTACCACAAGAAACTAAATGCAATAAATGGTTAGTAATATCTTAGATCCTTCGAGCACATAATATAATTGAAAGAGCTGAGTATCAAATTACCATATTGGTTTAGTCAGACTACTCGATTAGCTTAAATTAGTACCGAAAGACAGAAAAACTAAGATCTGGAATTGTTACAGGGCAGGCAATCGTGTGAAGCAAACTTAACTGCAACAACTACAAGATTGTTGGTTGCTGCTGGATAGGGTGGAGAGAAGATCAGCTGGGTACTTGGTGTGGTGGAATTAGATAGGGGCATTTTTCAGCTCTACCAGTTATCATTGAACTACATTGAAGCAAGCTAAAAGGATAGGACAGAACATTGACACCCTTTTCTTTATAAAATTTGCAAGAAAGGAATAAAGGAAGTCCCAATACAATGATGGTGTCATGCTTACTGACCCTATTCGAAAACTTCAGTATTATGTAGTCACTACTTTAGCTATAATCTAGTATCTGGTCATGTTTCCAACAGCCGCATGCTTGACAGGCCTCCACTAATTAGgcatcatgagagtgaaaattggAATAAAATCCCACTGATAGTGCATCATGAGAAATTGGGAATCAAACGGAACCCACCACTTGTGCACCATGACAACCAAATCTGAATCCACCTTGTCAGACGTCGCACTATGCCACCACAGTTAGTCTCTGTTGCCGACAGTTACTTCCAGATACCAAAATCCTTGGTCGAATTGACACGAAACAAGCGCAGGCGACATTAAGCATCACTAAGAAGAGATGCCCCAAATTACACGGACAATCAGTAGTATAACCTTTAAGCTGTATCTATGTCAATTTGTGCAGCAGCAGAAGCGAGTGCCAATTTGGGCGACATTCTTACATGGCTTGAGCAATCGAAGAGTACTTGGCAGGGAAACGAGGCTGGAattaaggaggggggaggagcggGCACTCACTCGCGATGGAGTAGTTGTACTCGGGCGAGCCGAAGAGGAAGCAGTCGGCGCCGGCGATGCGGTCGCGGAAGGCCTTGACGGCGGGCGGGAAGCCCCCGTCGGGCGTCTCGAGGTCGGTGTTGAGCAGCGGCAGCGCGGAGATGTCCACGTGCTCCACGCGCATCCCCGGGACCGACTcctcgcacacctccgccgctggCCAGTCAACCCCGGGGTCAGCACAGCAGCCGCGCGTGCCCGAGCGAGCGACAAACAAGCACGAAGAAGGGGGGAGAGTCGGGAGAGGCAGAGAGCGTACCGGCGCGGAGGAGGCCGCGGTTGTAGGAGGCCCTGCGGAGGGAGCCGCAGACGGCGGCCACGCGGAGGATGGGCTTCGCCGCGGCGACCTCcatgctctcctctcctctccgcttCTTTTGGCTTTGCGAGGGAGGGGGCAGTCTGAAGTATGTAGATGCAGTCTGAAGTCTAAACCTGCAGCGGTCAATGTAAACGTGAGGCTCGCACGTCAGTTTGGATGATGTTCAAAATTTGGCAAACAAAACCATAAAATTCAGCAAAACAAAGTAATGTGCTCTCGATTTTTGAACTCAAActagagtagtactccctccgtccggaaatactcgtcgaaggaatggatgtatctagatgtattttagttctagatacattcatttttatacATTTTttcgacgagtatttccggacggagggagtacctccgtcTGGTTTATTGGTGTCCTTCGTATTTTGTG from Triticum aestivum cultivar Chinese Spring chromosome 3B, IWGSC CS RefSeq v2.1, whole genome shotgun sequence includes these protein-coding regions:
- the LOC123072543 gene encoding probable NADPH:quinone oxidoreductase 1, whose amino-acid sequence is MEVAAAKPILRVAAVCGSLRRASYNRGLLRAAAEVCEESVPGMRVEHVDISALPLLNTDLETPDGGFPPAVKAFRDRIAGADCFLFGSPEYNYSIATPLKNALDWASRGKNCWADKPAAIVSAGGGFGGGRSQYHLRQVGVFLDLHFINKPELFVQAFQQPPKFDSDGNLIDAEIRERIKQVLLSLQAFTLRVQKKD